The Funiculus sociatus GB2-C1 region CTCGTTAAGCTGTTATCCAGGGCATAAGATAGCCAACACTCAAAGAACAGACGACTGTTCAACACTGGATAATCATTTTTTGGTAGTCTTCTGAGGATATCTTTGACAATCTTCGGGAAGGAATTTATAATCATTATCAATAGATATATTTAGATTGATAGTCCAAAATATAACAGATTTTGGGCTATTTTTATTGAGGCTTTCTTAACATTCAACATTACTGGTCTGGATGCTGTTAAACTTGTGCGCGAACAAGCGCAAAAAAAAGGGTTACAAATATTAGTATATATTGCGCCAAATATTACAACTTGCATAGCTGATAACCACCGCTTGGAACAGATTTTGGTAAACCTGCTGTCTAATGCAGTGAAATTTACAGAAGCTGGTTCAGTAACGCTTAAGGTAGAAAAAACCGCAGACACCATCTTATTTTCAGTGATTGACACTGGTATTGGGCTTAGCGAAGCCCAGCAAACTATCCTCTTTGAAGCGTTCCAGCAGCTAGATAGCGGACTGAATCGCCAATATGAAGGAACTGGTTTAGGTTTGGCTCTATGCCGCAAACTGGCATTACTACACGGTGGCGAAATTACAGTAAAGTCAAAACTCTTAAGCGTCTCCTGCTTTACATTACACCTGCCAATACAGCCCCTAGATTCATCAAAAACCACCCAAAATTCGCTACCGTAAAAAAGTAACTCTCATGCAGCATTCTCTTCCTGTGTGTAGTTTCTTGCCTGGAGCGGTTCAATTTTTTTTTTAACTAACCATGATTGATCAAAAACTTGAGCAACTGAAAACCTTATTTGCAGAAATGGAAATGGCTCTGATTGCCTATTCCGGAGGCGTCGATAGCACCTTAGTTGCCAAGATTGCACATGACGTTTTAGGCGATCGCGCCTTAGCCGTAACCGCCGTTTCTCCTTCTCTTCTTCCAGAAGAACTAGAAGATGCTCGTATCCAAGCAGCAGCAATTGGAATTGCCCATAAAGTCGTGCAAACTCACGAAATGGACAACCCCAACTACACCTCGAATCCTGTCAATCGCTGCTATTTCTGCAAAAGCGAACTGCACGAC contains the following coding sequences:
- a CDS encoding ATP-binding protein; protein product: MREQAQKKGLQILVYIAPNITTCIADNHRLEQILVNLLSNAVKFTEAGSVTLKVEKTADTILFSVIDTGIGLSEAQQTILFEAFQQLDSGLNRQYEGTGLGLALCRKLALLHGGEITVKSKLLSVSCFTLHLPIQPLDSSKTTQNSLP